A stretch of Candidatus Saganbacteria bacterium DNA encodes these proteins:
- a CDS encoding glycosyltransferase family 4 protein, with the protein MISALKADRIILSSKDSLDLVLETGVSRSKCRQCYLGVKPFSLPLVNKEKIILLVSNIYSHKNIKTLVRAFSLLKEEIRQEFRLIIVGKTVGIESEAELNALLCLRKKLYLDENVVFNTEVDGKELAHLYASSLIFVMPSLIESFSFPVFEAMSSGLPVIAANATCLPEVLDGAGLLFRPDSPVDLAEKLTRLIEDPGLAATLAIKGKERAALFTWAKTTALLLGYFKELEKEPRNT; encoded by the coding sequence ATGATTTCAGCCCTAAAAGCTGATCGAATTATCCTCTCATCAAAAGATTCACTTGATTTGGTCTTGGAAACAGGGGTGAGCAGAAGCAAATGCAGACAATGCTATTTGGGGGTTAAACCTTTTTCCCTGCCATTGGTTAACAAAGAAAAAATCATTTTATTGGTTTCAAATATATATTCGCATAAAAATATCAAAACGTTGGTTCGGGCTTTTTCTCTGCTAAAAGAGGAAATCAGGCAGGAATTTCGCCTGATTATTGTTGGAAAAACGGTTGGGATTGAGAGCGAAGCGGAACTGAACGCTTTATTGTGCTTACGCAAAAAACTATACCTTGATGAAAATGTCGTTTTTAATACGGAAGTGGACGGAAAAGAGTTGGCACATTTATATGCTTCCTCTTTAATTTTTGTTATGCCATCGCTGATCGAAAGTTTTTCTTTCCCGGTGTTTGAGGCAATGTCCTCAGGATTGCCGGTTATTGCTGCAAACGCTACTTGTCTGCCTGAAGTGCTTGACGGCGCTGGTTTATTATTCAGGCCAGACAGCCCTGTTGATTTGGCCGAGAAACTGACCCGATTAATTGAGGACCCAGGCCTGGCCGCTACTTTGGCTATTAAAGGAAAGGAACGAGCTGCCTTATTTACATGGGCAAAGACAACCGCCTTATTACTTGGATATTTTAAAGAACTGGAAAAAGAGCCTCGCAACACATGA
- a CDS encoding B12-binding domain-containing radical SAM protein — protein sequence MQLGISYISSLLKKYGHSTKLLVLSRISGEKNKIIIDNCLEAFKPSVICFTSITTEYDFVAGIAKYIKNKYEHIFLIIGGPHASLNPESVINDNFDALCVGEGEFPTLELIAQLEQGLRPSNIPNLWIKSNFGVQKNLTRQFMQNLNELPFPDREMWQEWIADTLGTRHSILLGRGCPFQCTYCCNHAFKKLAPGKYVRHRSPENIIDEIRDILGKFPETKEIYLEVETITINNQWALDLFSAISAFNPGSGRLLSFGVNIRLSLNMELEKLFAAMEKSNVKFINIGLESGSERIRRDILKRNYSNKDVIDAVKLARRYGLKICFYNMMGIPGETIEDYYETIKINRECLPDWNSNSIFYPYPGTDLYNLCGQNKLLGKQIDTEMERDRAVLDLPGFSRKQIQKSYIWFDYYVYNGYLPIYKLLARVFSLTLRSSPIFSRIRSLIKYFGLYDYARNVLRK from the coding sequence ATGCAGCTAGGTATTTCGTATATCTCTTCGCTATTAAAAAAATACGGCCATTCAACTAAACTTCTTGTTTTAAGCAGAATCTCTGGTGAAAAAAATAAGATTATTATAGATAATTGCCTTGAAGCGTTCAAGCCAAGCGTTATTTGTTTTACTTCGATAACAACGGAATATGATTTTGTGGCGGGCATAGCAAAATATATTAAGAATAAGTATGAACATATATTTTTGATAATTGGAGGGCCGCACGCCTCTCTAAATCCTGAAAGTGTTATTAATGATAATTTTGATGCTTTGTGTGTTGGGGAGGGGGAATTTCCAACGCTTGAATTGATAGCACAATTAGAACAGGGGCTGCGTCCTTCGAATATACCTAATTTATGGATAAAAAGTAATTTTGGTGTTCAAAAAAATCTTACTCGTCAATTTATGCAAAATTTGAACGAATTGCCTTTTCCTGACAGAGAAATGTGGCAAGAATGGATAGCAGATACTCTAGGAACAAGGCATTCTATATTGCTGGGGCGAGGATGCCCTTTTCAATGCACTTACTGCTGCAATCATGCATTCAAAAAGTTGGCTCCAGGGAAATATGTCAGACATAGATCTCCCGAAAATATTATTGATGAGATTAGGGATATTTTGGGGAAATTTCCCGAAACTAAAGAAATATATTTAGAGGTCGAAACAATAACCATTAACAATCAATGGGCGTTGGATTTATTCTCGGCGATTTCGGCATTTAATCCTGGCTCTGGCCGCTTGCTGTCATTTGGGGTAAATATAAGGCTTTCCCTAAATATGGAACTAGAAAAGCTTTTTGCCGCTATGGAAAAAAGCAATGTAAAATTTATAAATATTGGGTTAGAATCAGGCAGTGAAAGAATTCGCAGGGACATTCTTAAGCGGAACTATTCAAATAAAGATGTTATTGATGCAGTAAAACTAGCGAGAAGGTACGGGTTAAAAATTTGTTTTTATAACATGATGGGGATTCCGGGGGAAACAATTGAGGATTATTATGAAACAATTAAAATTAATCGCGAATGCTTGCCGGATTGGAATTCCAATTCGATATTTTATCCATATCCAGGGACCGATTTGTATAATCTATGCGGACAAAACAAGCTGTTGGGAAAACAAATTGATACTGAAATGGAGAGGGACCGTGCTGTTTTGGACCTTCCAGGATTTTCAAGAAAACAAATACAAAAATCTTATATATGGTTTGATTATTATGTTTACAATGGGTATTTGCCAATATATAAATTGCTAGCAAGAGTATTTTCTTTAACGCTCAGATCATCTCCTATATTCAGCAGGATAAGATCGTTGATCAAATATTTTGGGCTATATGATTATGCGAGGAATGTTCTTAGGAAATGA
- a CDS encoding glycosyltransferase family 4 protein, with the protein MILTNSYPPEVSAGANQLFELAQALTSSGHSVSVVSRFPRRLPKEQRPIFGWRLIIREKCPEAHVVRVKVPELSRRIPLLREIEHVLNFFLLIVACLISGKSEVILVYSPPIISAYAALVVRFFYRNKIVLNVQDLFPQSLIDLGLLKNRFLIALSRVIERLLYKRVDHITVMSEMNREIVGKTAGNLDKIQVVYNWVDTDYIRPGDRLNEFRREFGLGEKFALTFAGCIADSQDMDIILNSAKKLEEEKGLIFLLVGNGPRYEDTITKTKAMGLKNVLIMPIQPREKYVKLLAASDVGLITLNSAVATPVVPSKMLSIMSAGRAILASLPLFGDAPEFIEKAGSGIVVSAGDTEAFYRAVLKLFNDRKLCREYGASGRAWVVVNYSLDVCARKYEKLFAEVIKDGIK; encoded by the coding sequence ATGATCTTGACGAATAGTTATCCTCCAGAAGTTAGCGCCGGGGCTAATCAGCTTTTTGAACTAGCGCAGGCGTTAACATCTTCCGGTCATTCGGTTTCAGTTGTTTCTCGTTTTCCCAGGCGCCTTCCCAAAGAGCAGAGACCAATATTTGGTTGGCGGTTGATAATTAGAGAAAAATGTCCAGAAGCGCATGTTGTAAGAGTAAAAGTTCCGGAGCTTTCTCGTAGGATTCCACTACTGCGGGAGATTGAGCATGTGCTAAATTTTTTTCTATTGATTGTTGCCTGCCTAATAAGTGGAAAATCGGAAGTGATTTTGGTCTATTCACCGCCAATAATTTCTGCTTACGCGGCGCTTGTTGTGCGTTTTTTTTATCGAAACAAAATAGTCCTTAATGTTCAGGATCTTTTTCCCCAAAGTTTAATTGATTTAGGATTGTTAAAAAATAGGTTTTTAATCGCTCTTTCACGCGTGATCGAACGTCTTCTCTATAAGCGTGTTGACCATATCACGGTTATGTCAGAAATGAACAGGGAGATCGTCGGCAAGACGGCTGGGAACCTCGATAAAATTCAAGTTGTTTACAATTGGGTCGATACCGATTATATCCGGCCAGGTGACAGGCTCAATGAATTCAGGCGAGAATTTGGCCTGGGCGAGAAATTTGCGCTGACCTTTGCTGGCTGTATTGCCGATTCGCAGGATATGGACATTATTTTGAATTCGGCCAAAAAGCTTGAAGAGGAGAAAGGGCTTATCTTTTTGCTGGTCGGCAATGGCCCTCGCTATGAAGACACGATCACAAAAACAAAAGCTATGGGGCTCAAGAACGTGCTGATTATGCCTATCCAACCGAGAGAAAAATATGTTAAACTATTAGCAGCTTCGGACGTGGGATTAATTACTCTTAATTCTGCAGTTGCAACACCGGTTGTCCCATCGAAAATGCTCAGTATTATGTCAGCCGGTCGGGCGATCTTAGCAAGTTTGCCTTTGTTTGGAGATGCCCCGGAATTTATTGAAAAGGCGGGCAGTGGGATCGTTGTTAGTGCGGGCGATACAGAAGCGTTCTATAGGGCTGTATTGAAATTATTTAATGACCGCAAACTTTGCCGAGAATATGGGGCGAGTGGAAGGGCTTGGGTTGTTGTGAATTATTCGCTTGATGTCTGCGCCAGAAAATATGAAAAGCTTTTTGCTGAGGTGATAAAAGATGGCATCAAATAA
- a CDS encoding DUF362 domain-containing protein codes for MASNKEPKLFIDWINNDPLSRLSEGFKWVGLDQAIKPGMTVLLKPNLTYPKFKAGVTTTPQVLEASIKLFCDLGAKVVVGESDGGYNSYEVKDAYHDFGLYDLEKKYGIKVVCFSSDKSTWRTITVNKYFKEFKVEYPAVLEDCDHFITFPVPKVHAMTGISLSYKNQWGCVPNTMRLRYHPIFNEAIFAINQIPKSKFSIIDGTYGLTRSGPMVGDVFNWGFILVSNNFEAADLAVSKMMEVDLKSIIHYKKVFKHGLVPKIQDISFNQDYTKFISDKFYLRRDFWNYVALVAWLHPWINHFFYESSLADLLHKIMYTFREKPISK; via the coding sequence ATGGCATCAAATAAAGAACCGAAATTATTTATTGACTGGATTAATAATGATCCTTTATCCAGACTTTCCGAGGGCTTTAAATGGGTAGGATTGGATCAAGCAATTAAGCCTGGAATGACCGTCTTGCTGAAGCCAAACCTTACATATCCAAAATTTAAGGCAGGAGTCACAACGACCCCTCAAGTGTTGGAAGCTTCTATCAAGCTTTTTTGCGATCTTGGGGCAAAAGTTGTCGTTGGCGAATCCGATGGCGGGTATAATTCTTATGAAGTTAAAGATGCTTATCATGATTTTGGGCTTTATGACTTAGAGAAGAAATATGGGATCAAGGTTGTTTGTTTTTCTTCTGATAAAAGCACATGGAGAACAATAACGGTAAATAAATATTTTAAGGAATTTAAAGTAGAATATCCCGCCGTTCTTGAGGATTGCGACCATTTTATTACTTTTCCAGTTCCGAAAGTCCATGCCATGACCGGTATTAGTCTTTCCTACAAGAACCAATGGGGGTGCGTGCCAAACACTATGAGGCTCCGATATCATCCCATATTCAATGAAGCTATTTTCGCGATAAACCAAATACCAAAAAGTAAGTTTTCTATAATCGATGGTACATATGGCTTGACCAGAAGCGGTCCGATGGTTGGGGATGTTTTTAATTGGGGCTTTATTTTGGTGTCGAATAATTTCGAAGCGGCTGATCTGGCCGTCAGCAAAATGATGGAAGTTGATCTGAAATCGATCATACATTACAAGAAAGTATTCAAGCATGGGCTTGTGCCAAAAATACAGGACATAAGTTTTAATCAAGATTATACTAAATTCATTTCAGATAAATTCTATCTAAGAAGAGATTTCTGGAATTATGTCGCATTAGTTGCATGGCTTCACCCATGGATAAATCATTTTTTTTATGAATCATCTTTGGCCGATTTATTGCATAAAATCATGTATACATTTCGAGAAAAACCGATTAGCAAATAG
- a CDS encoding bi-domain-containing oxidoreductase — MKQVIQNYKSGELSLVDVPAPLVKAGGVLVRTRNSAVSVGTEKLMVNLAQQNIIEKAMSRPDLVRRLIDKAKTEGLMEAYQAVKGRMETLQPLGYSSAGEIIEVGEGVDEFKIGDKVACGSDLFATHSEITWVPKNHCVKLPDDVDYEDAAFAYIAAIAIHAIRCGNLSFGSKVAVIGLGLLGQIAVQVLNAWGCEAFGYDLDKRKVGLAIEMGAKDGTTIWHEAVTKSKMMTSGQGVDATIIMASTSSNDPMNLSAEITRERGMVVACGLVKLDVPRNIFFDKELSLIVSRATGPGKFDLSWEIKGANYPLSLVRWTQAGNMREYLRLVANKKINLKRLVTHKFGISSALQAYDLLLSNEHPYYLGVLLQYIDEEKNIERKVAVNPIVEHKPSQPIVGMIGAGLFSNVTILPCLKKIEGIVLKGVATATGISGRNVAKQFGFEYCTTDYKEILNDPDINTIIIATRHDLHAKMIIESLEAKKDVFAEKPLAVSSDELYAIYKAYEKNSKRLMIGFNRRFSPTAIAAKELMGNIGAVTVNCRINAGFVPKSHWTLNNEGGGRVIGEVCHFIDSIQYATSSLPIRVFAETITSLNGQVTNEDNIAITMKMKDGSVATILYTSIGHKGFPRERIEVFGNNQGYILDNFTNMEFIREGKRKKMKSWNIDRGHQNEFNIFFDSIKKGQNIPVDIIEYMYTTMATFSIMESIKHGKPVDVIVDL, encoded by the coding sequence ATGAAACAAGTCATCCAAAATTATAAGAGCGGTGAATTAAGCTTGGTTGATGTCCCGGCGCCACTGGTTAAAGCTGGCGGCGTGCTGGTCAGGACCCGCAATTCTGCCGTGAGCGTCGGCACCGAAAAATTAATGGTGAACCTCGCCCAACAAAATATTATCGAAAAAGCAATGTCCAGGCCTGATCTCGTCCGACGATTGATCGATAAAGCCAAAACCGAGGGGCTTATGGAGGCATATCAAGCCGTAAAGGGCAGGATGGAGACCCTTCAACCTCTTGGATACAGCTCAGCAGGAGAAATAATCGAGGTCGGCGAAGGTGTCGATGAATTTAAAATTGGAGATAAAGTCGCTTGCGGAAGCGATCTTTTTGCAACTCATTCGGAGATAACCTGGGTTCCAAAAAACCATTGCGTGAAATTACCTGACGATGTTGATTATGAAGATGCAGCATTCGCATATATTGCTGCAATTGCAATCCATGCGATCCGATGCGGGAATCTTTCTTTTGGCTCAAAAGTTGCAGTTATTGGTCTTGGTCTTTTAGGCCAAATTGCGGTCCAAGTATTAAATGCTTGGGGTTGCGAGGCTTTTGGATACGATCTTGATAAGAGAAAAGTTGGACTTGCTATCGAAATGGGCGCAAAAGATGGCACAACAATTTGGCATGAAGCAGTTACAAAATCTAAAATGATGACTTCTGGCCAGGGAGTTGACGCGACAATAATCATGGCTTCAACTTCAAGTAACGATCCGATGAATTTATCCGCAGAGATAACAAGAGAACGAGGAATGGTGGTCGCATGCGGGCTGGTGAAATTAGATGTACCTCGAAATATTTTTTTTGACAAAGAACTTTCCTTAATTGTTTCGAGGGCGACTGGTCCCGGTAAATTCGACTTATCTTGGGAAATTAAAGGCGCGAACTATCCTCTTTCTCTTGTTAGATGGACTCAAGCCGGAAATATGAGGGAATATTTAAGGCTGGTTGCAAACAAGAAAATTAATTTAAAAAGATTGGTAACTCATAAGTTTGGGATATCTTCGGCGCTACAAGCATATGATCTTTTGTTGAGCAACGAGCATCCATATTATCTGGGTGTTCTTCTTCAATATATCGATGAAGAAAAAAATATCGAAAGAAAAGTAGCCGTGAATCCTATTGTTGAACATAAACCTAGTCAGCCAATTGTCGGCATGATTGGCGCGGGGCTATTCTCAAATGTCACAATATTGCCATGTTTAAAAAAGATCGAAGGGATCGTGTTAAAGGGAGTTGCAACTGCAACCGGTATTTCTGGAAGAAATGTTGCGAAACAGTTTGGGTTTGAATACTGCACGACTGATTATAAAGAAATATTAAATGATCCTGATATCAATACTATTATTATAGCTACCCGCCATGACCTTCATGCTAAGATGATTATTGAATCTCTTGAAGCTAAAAAGGACGTATTCGCTGAAAAACCGTTGGCAGTAAGCAGCGATGAGCTATATGCTATATATAAAGCTTATGAGAAGAACAGTAAAAGATTGATGATAGGGTTTAATCGTCGTTTTTCTCCAACAGCTATTGCTGCAAAAGAGCTGATGGGCAATATTGGCGCTGTTACTGTTAATTGTAGGATCAACGCCGGATTTGTTCCAAAGTCGCATTGGACATTGAATAATGAGGGCGGCGGCAGGGTTATCGGGGAAGTGTGCCATTTTATAGATTCAATCCAATATGCAACCTCTTCATTGCCTATCAGGGTATTTGCCGAAACCATTACTTCTTTAAACGGTCAGGTCACTAATGAAGATAATATTGCGATAACAATGAAGATGAAAGATGGGTCTGTTGCAACTATCCTATATACTTCAATCGGGCACAAAGGTTTCCCAAGGGAGCGAATCGAAGTGTTCGGGAATAACCAAGGTTATATACTTGATAATTTTACCAACATGGAATTTATCCGGGAAGGGAAACGGAAGAAGATGAAAAGCTGGAATATCGATCGCGGCCATCAAAATGAATTTAATATTTTCTTTGATTCTATAAAAAAAGGCCAAAATATCCCAGTTGATATTATTGAGTATATGTATACTACGATGGCAACTTTTTCAATAATGGAATCTATTAAACATGGTAAACCTGTTGATGTAATAGTGGATTTATAA
- a CDS encoding glycosyltransferase family 4 protein: protein MRILLITENFPPETKSCSTLFFELGETLAKNGHKVKVITRKPRTNIAAGTDVASIPSKEIMAGMEVSRFQTPPLARNIPIIRGFEHFILGFIFLWGGLFSGSFDVVLVYSPPLPLGIAAILLAKIKGGRSVVNIQDLYPQTVIDLGLLKNPYLIWLAKKMENIIYRQADYIAVHSDGNKEYVLSNGGLDEKIDVVHNWVDTELIKPGPGKNEFSEKFGLLDKFVVSFAGVIGFAQGLEVVINAAQLLKDNKEIVFIIVGDGIKKAELENESIRLKLTNVRFIETQPVSIYPQVLNASDISLAILDKTLVTPVIPGKILSIMASGKPVLASLALTGDAPKVIDENKCGLVVPPGDPHLLANAILKLYNDKELREEMGRNGRQAAVRLFSRSACIKKYEDIFSFKVGGEINGL from the coding sequence ATGCGGATCCTTCTTATAACAGAAAATTTTCCCCCAGAAACAAAATCATGTTCAACTCTTTTTTTTGAGCTAGGCGAAACCCTGGCGAAAAATGGGCACAAAGTTAAAGTCATTACAAGAAAGCCAAGAACAAATATTGCGGCAGGCACCGATGTCGCATCGATACCATCTAAAGAAATAATGGCCGGTATGGAAGTTAGCCGATTTCAAACTCCTCCATTGGCCAGAAATATTCCGATAATTCGCGGTTTTGAGCATTTTATCCTGGGATTTATCTTTTTGTGGGGAGGATTATTTTCAGGTTCTTTTGATGTTGTTCTTGTGTATTCTCCGCCGCTTCCTCTTGGGATCGCCGCAATATTATTAGCGAAAATAAAAGGCGGCAGATCAGTTGTTAATATTCAAGACTTATATCCGCAGACCGTAATTGATCTGGGGTTATTGAAAAATCCATATTTGATCTGGCTTGCCAAAAAAATGGAAAATATTATTTATAGACAGGCCGACTATATTGCAGTTCATTCTGACGGGAACAAAGAATATGTGTTATCCAATGGTGGATTGGATGAAAAAATCGACGTAGTCCATAATTGGGTCGATACGGAATTAATTAAACCCGGACCTGGAAAGAATGAGTTCAGTGAAAAATTCGGTTTATTGGATAAGTTTGTTGTGTCTTTTGCGGGTGTTATTGGCTTCGCTCAAGGGTTGGAGGTGGTAATAAATGCCGCTCAATTATTGAAGGACAATAAAGAAATTGTTTTTATTATTGTCGGTGACGGCATCAAAAAAGCGGAGCTAGAAAACGAGAGTATTAGGCTAAAATTGACAAATGTAAGATTTATTGAGACTCAGCCCGTAAGCATATATCCCCAGGTCCTAAATGCTTCTGACATTAGTTTGGCCATACTTGATAAAACTCTTGTTACGCCGGTGATCCCTGGAAAGATTCTCTCCATAATGGCGTCCGGCAAACCGGTCCTTGCGAGCTTAGCTTTAACTGGGGATGCGCCAAAGGTAATTGATGAAAATAAATGTGGTTTAGTTGTGCCTCCTGGGGACCCCCACTTGCTTGCTAATGCTATCCTTAAATTATATAATGATAAAGAGTTGCGTGAAGAAATGGGGCGAAATGGCAGGCAAGCCGCTGTTAGATTGTTCTCCAGATCAGCCTGCATAAAAAAATATGAAGATATTTTTAGCTTTAAAGTGGGAGGAGAAATTAATGGATTATAA